In a single window of the Marinitoga sp. 38H-ov genome:
- a CDS encoding cobalamin biosynthesis protein CobQ encodes MLNTDYKCHIIIGMFGSGKTEIALNSAVYLKEQYDNVAIADIDVISPYFRTRDEINLLENKGIKVITPPKQFMHADLPIIPPAVGGYIVNPEYQTIIDAGGNEDGSTVVGSLKNFLDQTKTATYFVVNTKRPFMNTVEDIIYYIERLGAKARRKVDFLISNSNLQNETTEEIILNGEEILGKVSEKTGIPIAFTAVPDYLKEIKTKYPKFILNRYLDKVYQL; translated from the coding sequence ATGCTTAATACTGATTATAAATGTCATATTATTATTGGTATGTTTGGTTCAGGTAAAACAGAAATAGCATTAAATTCAGCTGTTTATTTGAAAGAACAATATGACAACGTAGCTATTGCAGATATTGATGTTATAAGTCCTTATTTTAGAACAAGGGATGAAATTAATTTATTAGAAAATAAGGGAATTAAAGTTATTACTCCACCAAAACAATTTATGCATGCTGATTTACCTATAATTCCTCCTGCAGTCGGTGGATACATAGTTAACCCAGAATATCAAACTATAATTGATGCTGGTGGAAATGAAGATGGTTCAACTGTAGTAGGTTCTTTAAAAAATTTTTTAGATCAAACAAAAACAGCAACATATTTTGTTGTTAATACAAAAAGACCTTTTATGAACACTGTAGAAGATATTATATATTATATTGAGAGATTAGGTGCAAAAGCTAGAAGAAAAGTAGATTTTTTAATTTCAAATTCAAATCTACAAAATGAAACAACAGAGGAAATTATATTAAATGGGGAAGAAATTTTAGGAAAAGTGTCAGAAAAAACGGGAATTCCTATTGCTTTTACAGCTGTTCCAGATTACTTAAAAGAAATTAAAACAAAATATCCTAAATTTATTTTAAATAGGTATTTAGATAAAGTATATCAAC
- the buk gene encoding butyrate kinase — protein MYRILVINPGSTSTKLAIYEDNNLISKETVRHTTEELSPFKHIAEQYEFRKTVIKEFLEKSGYSISSFSAIIGRGGLLRPIPGGIYEINELMKEELRQGKYGEHASNLGALIANELAKEVNIPSYIADPVVVDELDEIARFSGHPDFERKSIFHALNQKAVARTIAEKIGKKYDEVNLIVVHMGGGISIGAHRRGKVVDVNNALDGDGPFTPERSGTLPMTQIIDLAYSGNISYDEMKKRIKGNGGLVAYLNTNDALEVQKRVESGDEYATLIYKAMALQISKWIGKMAAALNFQVDGIVLTGGLAYDKDYMVRWLTEHTQFIAPIYVVPGGDEEKALAEAALRALRGEEKVKKYPPEEVNNA, from the coding sequence ATGTATAGAATATTAGTTATCAATCCTGGTTCAACATCTACAAAGTTGGCTATATATGAAGATAATAATTTAATTTCTAAAGAAACAGTTAGACATACAACAGAAGAGTTATCGCCATTTAAACATATCGCTGAACAATATGAGTTTAGAAAAACTGTAATTAAAGAATTTTTAGAAAAATCTGGCTATTCTATTTCAAGTTTTTCTGCAATTATAGGAAGAGGCGGATTGTTAAGACCTATTCCAGGTGGAATATACGAAATAAATGAATTAATGAAAGAAGAATTGAGACAAGGAAAATATGGAGAGCATGCATCAAATTTAGGTGCGTTAATTGCCAATGAATTAGCAAAAGAAGTAAATATTCCATCATATATTGCAGATCCAGTAGTTGTAGATGAATTAGATGAAATTGCAAGATTTTCGGGTCATCCTGACTTTGAGAGAAAATCAATTTTTCATGCACTAAACCAAAAAGCTGTAGCAAGAACAATCGCTGAAAAGATTGGTAAAAAATATGATGAAGTTAATCTAATAGTTGTTCATATGGGGGGCGGAATATCAATAGGAGCCCATAGAAGAGGTAAAGTTGTAGATGTTAATAATGCATTAGATGGCGACGGCCCTTTTACCCCTGAAAGGTCTGGAACATTACCAATGACACAAATTATAGATTTAGCTTATTCTGGAAACATTTCATATGATGAAATGAAAAAAAGAATTAAAGGTAATGGTGGATTAGTTGCATATTTAAATACAAATGATGCTTTAGAAGTACAAAAAAGAGTTGAATCTGGTGATGAATATGCAACATTGATATATAAAGCAATGGCTTTACAAATTTCTAAATGGATTGGAAAAATGGCAGCAGCTCTAAATTTCCAAGTGGATGGTATTGTATTAACAGGTGGATTAGCATATGATAAAGATTATATGGTTAGATGGCTTACAGAACACACACAATTTATAGCTCCAATATATGTTGTCCCTGGCGGAGATGAAGAGAAAGCGCTAGCAGAAGCTGCTCTTAGAGCTCTAAGAGGAGAAGAAAAAGTGAAGAAATATCCTCCTGAGGAGGTAAATAATGCTTAA
- a CDS encoding bifunctional enoyl-CoA hydratase/phosphate acetyltransferase, whose product MRINKILDLARNLEVKRTVGVAAAEDEVVLKAVEKAVNEGICNVVLYGNENKIKNIANENNIDLSKMEIVHCVSDKESVIKTIEDVSSGKTDLPMKGHITTGELLSVYLKEEYGLRTKSTINLVSVFDIEKYHKLLIVTDAGMVIAPTLEQKVDSINNAVKVANALEIEIPKVAIVGALEKVNQKMPATIDAAIISQMNRRGQIKGCIVDGPFAMDNAISKEAAEQKGIVSEVAGDADIVIMPDIEAGNIFYKSMVFLSGAKVSSTILGGKKPVVLTSRADSDETKLLSIALSVLLA is encoded by the coding sequence ATGAGAATAAATAAAATATTGGATTTAGCAAGAAATCTTGAAGTAAAAAGAACTGTAGGTGTTGCTGCAGCTGAAGATGAAGTAGTTTTAAAAGCAGTTGAAAAAGCTGTAAATGAAGGTATTTGTAATGTAGTATTATATGGTAATGAAAATAAAATAAAAAATATCGCTAATGAAAATAATATTGATTTATCAAAAATGGAAATTGTTCATTGTGTTTCAGATAAAGAATCAGTAATTAAAACAATAGAAGATGTATCTTCTGGGAAAACAGATTTACCAATGAAAGGGCATATTACAACTGGTGAATTATTATCAGTTTATTTAAAAGAAGAGTATGGCTTAAGAACAAAAAGTACAATTAATTTAGTTAGCGTATTTGATATTGAAAAATACCATAAATTATTAATTGTTACAGATGCTGGGATGGTAATTGCACCTACATTAGAACAAAAAGTTGATTCTATTAATAATGCGGTAAAAGTAGCTAATGCTTTAGAAATAGAAATTCCTAAAGTTGCAATAGTTGGTGCATTAGAAAAAGTTAATCAAAAAATGCCTGCAACTATTGATGCTGCAATAATTTCTCAAATGAATAGGCGCGGTCAAATTAAAGGATGCATTGTTGATGGTCCTTTTGCAATGGATAATGCTATATCTAAAGAGGCTGCAGAACAAAAAGGAATTGTTAGTGAAGTAGCTGGAGATGCTGATATAGTTATAATGCCTGATATAGAAGCTGGAAATATTTTTTATAAGTCAATGGTATTTTTATCTGGTGCAAAAGTTTCAAGTACTATTTTAGGTGGTAAAAAACCAGTTGTATTAACATCAAGAGCAGATTCAGATGAAACAAAATTATTGTCTATTGCTTTATCTGTACTCTTGGCATAG
- the buk gene encoding butyrate kinase, with translation MYRILVINPGSTSTKIAIFENNKLAVSEELTHSIEELDKYNKLMDQIDLRKNEVVNFIEKYGFKMTDFDAIACRGGILPPLESGTYKVNEEMVDYLKNKTKIEHASNLAAVIGWELSQNKIPVFITDPVSVDEFITESRISGIPEIERKSLFHALNMKSVARRASKELNKKYEECNFIIAHLGGGISIGAQEKGKMIDVNNANDEGPFSPERTGELPVGDLAKVAFSGKYEKRELKKRYIGKGGLVAYLGTNDLREAMKKAENDVFAKKVVEAMAYQIAKEIGGMAAILKGKVDAIIITGGMARNKEFVDVIKQRVSKIALIMLYPGSFEMEALAEGAIRVLNNEEKLKEWKLG, from the coding sequence ATGTATCGAATTTTAGTGATTAATCCAGGATCAACTTCCACAAAAATAGCTATTTTTGAAAATAATAAATTAGCGGTATCTGAAGAATTAACACATTCAATAGAAGAATTAGATAAATATAATAAATTAATGGATCAAATAGATTTAAGAAAAAATGAAGTTGTTAATTTTATAGAAAAATATGGATTTAAAATGACAGATTTTGATGCAATTGCATGTAGAGGAGGTATCTTGCCTCCTTTGGAAAGTGGAACTTATAAAGTTAATGAAGAAATGGTTGATTATTTGAAAAATAAAACAAAGATAGAACATGCATCTAATTTAGCTGCTGTTATTGGCTGGGAATTATCTCAAAATAAAATTCCAGTTTTTATAACTGATCCAGTTTCGGTTGATGAATTCATTACAGAATCTAGAATTTCAGGAATTCCAGAAATTGAAAGAAAAAGTTTATTTCATGCATTAAATATGAAAAGTGTTGCAAGAAGAGCTTCAAAAGAATTAAATAAAAAATATGAAGAGTGCAATTTTATAATAGCTCATCTTGGTGGTGGAATATCAATTGGTGCTCAAGAAAAAGGTAAAATGATAGATGTAAATAATGCAAATGATGAAGGGCCATTTAGTCCAGAAAGAACAGGTGAATTACCTGTTGGAGATTTAGCAAAGGTTGCCTTTTCTGGGAAATATGAAAAAAGAGAGTTAAAAAAGCGATACATAGGGAAAGGTGGATTAGTTGCTTATTTAGGAACAAATGACTTAAGAGAAGCTATGAAAAAAGCAGAAAATGATGTATTTGCTAAAAAAGTAGTCGAAGCTATGGCGTATCAAATTGCCAAAGAAATTGGTGGTATGGCGGCTATATTGAAAGGAAAAGTAGATGCAATAATAATAACTGGTGGTATGGCGAGAAATAAAGAATTTGTAGATGTGATTAAACAAAGAGTTTCTAAGATAGCATTAATTATGTTATATCCTGGTTCATTTGAAATGGAAGCTTTAGCTGAAGGTGCAATAAGAGTTCTTAATAATGAGGAAAAACTCAAAGAGTGGAAGTTGGGGTGA
- a CDS encoding PLP-dependent aminotransferase family protein, which yields MSFEKKYSVTVQRIKSNIIRELLKTATQEGIISFGGGIPDPETFPIKKIADISNEVITNEYKIALQYGSTEGDPELLKQYIKLLEKHEGITGLTEQNLMITTGSQQALYIIGTVFLDEDSYCAVSKPIYLGAGSAFNQRNPNYISIPLEKDGMNIDVLEEELKKLEKEGKIDKFKFVYTVSNFHNPAGVSLSLEKRKRLIELAEKYDFIIIEDDPYGALRFEGEKQPSIFKLNNGERVVMLNTFSKVLSPGLRIGVIVGNKELIRKMVLAKQGMDLCSAALTQRIAARFIEKYDLFEEIKPTIEIYKQKKDKFMEALDKYLGDIEGIDWVKPEGGLFSWITLPEGFDTMEMFEIAKEKKIIYIPGETFYVDNPDRNTMRVSFCLPSFEELEEGTRRLRETIEEYAKRKGIMLKTK from the coding sequence ATGTCTTTTGAAAAAAAATACTCGGTTACAGTACAAAGAATCAAATCGAATATCATTAGGGAATTGTTAAAAACAGCTACTCAAGAAGGTATTATATCTTTTGGCGGTGGTATACCAGATCCTGAAACTTTCCCAATAAAAAAAATAGCTGATATTTCTAATGAAGTGATAACAAATGAATACAAAATAGCTTTACAATATGGTTCTACAGAAGGAGATCCTGAATTACTAAAACAATATATTAAATTATTAGAGAAACATGAAGGAATTACAGGATTAACAGAACAAAACCTAATGATTACTACAGGTTCTCAGCAAGCTTTGTATATTATAGGAACTGTTTTTCTAGATGAAGATAGTTATTGTGCTGTAAGTAAACCTATTTATTTAGGTGCAGGTAGTGCATTTAATCAAAGAAATCCAAATTATATTAGTATTCCTTTAGAAAAAGATGGTATGAATATTGATGTATTAGAAGAAGAATTAAAAAAACTTGAAAAAGAAGGAAAAATAGATAAATTTAAATTTGTATATACTGTAAGTAATTTCCACAATCCTGCAGGTGTTTCCTTATCATTAGAGAAAAGGAAAAGATTAATAGAATTAGCCGAAAAATATGATTTTATAATTATTGAAGATGATCCATATGGTGCATTAAGGTTTGAAGGGGAAAAACAACCAAGTATTTTTAAATTGAACAATGGAGAAAGAGTTGTTATGTTAAATACATTTAGTAAGGTTCTTTCACCTGGATTAAGAATTGGAGTTATAGTTGGAAACAAAGAATTAATTAGAAAAATGGTTTTAGCTAAACAAGGAATGGATTTGTGTTCAGCTGCTTTAACTCAAAGAATAGCTGCTAGATTTATTGAAAAATATGATTTATTTGAAGAAATTAAGCCTACTATTGAAATATACAAACAAAAGAAAGACAAATTTATGGAAGCTTTAGATAAGTATTTAGGGGATATAGAAGGTATTGACTGGGTAAAACCTGAAGGCGGATTATTCTCTTGGATAACATTGCCCGAAGGTTTTGATACAATGGAAATGTTTGAAATAGCAAAAGAGAAAAAAATTATTTATATTCCAGGTGAAACATTTTATGTAGATAATCCAGATAGAAATACAATGAGAGTTTCTTTCTGTCTTCCTTCATTTGAAGAATTAGAAGAAGGAACAAGGAGATTAAGAGAAACTATAGAAGAATATGCTAAAAGAAAAGGAATTATGTTAAAAACAAAATAA